Proteins co-encoded in one Vibrio fortis genomic window:
- the ubiH gene encoding 2-octaprenyl-6-methoxyphenyl hydroxylase, with the protein MAQFDVVIAGGAMAGATLALALNQLSQRSLSIAVVEPYQVDHSAHPGFDSRSIALSYGTVQILESLQLWSSILPVATAIKDIHVSDRGHAGMTDIFSEQLAVDALGYVVELADVGRIYQEKLEAESNITLFCPSSVSEITRHIDYTDIELSCGQTITTKLLVAADGAISTCCERLGITLNEHDFGQVAVIANIVASEPHAGRAFERFTEHGPVALLPMTNNRLSLVWCLPPEQANKVMALDETAFLEQLQDAFGWRLGKLEKVGQRASYPLILRHRQQNISHRFAIVGNAAQTLHPIAGQGFNLGIRDVASLAEEVCEQLDDVGHYSGLTRFRKRRESDRDTTIALTSSLVHLFSNDWPATRLGRNLGLAAMDNISPLKGPLLRHTLGLVER; encoded by the coding sequence ATGGCTCAATTTGATGTGGTAATTGCTGGTGGAGCAATGGCAGGTGCAACACTTGCTCTCGCGCTCAACCAGTTAAGTCAACGCTCTTTATCGATAGCTGTGGTTGAACCGTATCAGGTTGACCATAGTGCTCACCCCGGTTTTGACTCTCGCTCAATCGCACTCTCTTACGGAACTGTGCAGATCTTAGAGTCTCTTCAATTGTGGTCATCGATTTTGCCGGTAGCGACGGCGATCAAAGATATTCATGTCTCTGATCGTGGTCATGCAGGGATGACAGACATCTTTAGTGAACAACTCGCTGTGGATGCGCTTGGTTACGTGGTTGAACTTGCTGACGTTGGGCGCATTTATCAAGAGAAGCTTGAGGCTGAAAGTAACATCACTCTGTTTTGTCCATCTTCAGTGAGTGAGATTACTCGTCATATTGACTATACCGATATTGAACTTAGTTGCGGCCAAACCATTACAACCAAGTTGTTGGTTGCGGCAGATGGCGCGATCTCGACGTGTTGTGAACGTCTCGGTATAACTCTAAACGAGCATGATTTTGGTCAAGTGGCTGTCATCGCGAATATCGTTGCTAGCGAACCGCATGCTGGGCGTGCATTTGAACGCTTTACAGAGCATGGCCCTGTTGCGCTATTGCCTATGACAAATAACCGCTTGTCTTTGGTTTGGTGTCTGCCACCTGAACAAGCGAATAAGGTAATGGCGTTGGATGAAACCGCCTTTCTTGAGCAGCTTCAAGACGCCTTTGGTTGGCGCTTAGGCAAGCTAGAGAAGGTTGGACAGAGGGCGAGTTACCCACTGATTCTGCGTCATAGACAACAGAATATCTCTCATCGCTTTGCGATTGTCGGCAATGCTGCACAAACCTTACATCCTATTGCCGGGCAAGGGTTCAATCTTGGCATTCGTGATGTTGCGTCGCTTGCGGAAGAGGTATGTGAACAGCTGGATGATGTAGGTCACTACTCAGGGTTAACGCGCTTTAGAAAACGTCGAGAGTCAGATCGTGATACCACGATTGCACTCACTTCAAGCTTGGTTCACCTGTTTTCAAATGATTGGCCAGCGACACGCTTGGGTCGTAATCTCGGATTAGCAGCAATGGATAACATCTCACCCCTTAAGGGTCCTTTATTGCGTCATACGCTGGGCTTGGTTGAGAGATAA
- a CDS encoding YecA/YgfB family protein — protein MSETTLPDYLTVATELQSASLAVTPAEMHGLLTGMLSGGLSLADKSWQPLIFDYTNEGMGWPDRALTLAEATLKVTTSEITGSGMELSMLLPDEDASASLFDLADGVSDWINHFISGLGLVGAQLNKASDETKEALADLEEMAKLGIDEDDDLDEQAQLLEQVIEHVKACALTIHAEFGARPSEDSAPTIH, from the coding sequence ATGAGCGAAACTACTTTACCTGACTACCTAACGGTTGCAACTGAATTGCAATCAGCAAGCCTAGCTGTAACGCCTGCCGAAATGCATGGACTACTAACGGGGATGCTAAGCGGTGGGTTAAGCCTTGCAGATAAAAGCTGGCAGCCATTAATCTTCGATTACACCAATGAAGGAATGGGTTGGCCGGATCGCGCACTAACATTGGCGGAAGCAACGCTTAAAGTGACCACCAGTGAAATCACGGGTTCAGGCATGGAACTCTCTATGTTACTTCCTGACGAAGATGCAAGTGCTAGCCTGTTTGATTTGGCTGACGGCGTCTCTGATTGGATTAACCACTTCATCTCAGGTTTGGGCTTAGTCGGTGCACAACTGAACAAAGCGTCAGATGAAACCAAAGAAGCGTTGGCCGATCTAGAAGAGATGGCAAAGCTAGGTATCGATGAAGATGACGATCTCGATGAGCAAGCACAGCTACTCGAGCAGGTTATTGAACATGTTAAAGCGTGTGCATTGACGATTCATGCAGAGTTCGGTGCTCGTCCATCAGAAGACAGCGCACCAACCATTCACTAA
- the zapA gene encoding cell division protein ZapA encodes MINQAVDVEILGKLTRVNCPAGQEESLIAAAADLDNRLKEMAERTKVTNEVKLLTIAALNICYELQTKKFEANDEQNALTERMEKLTASLSDVLSKVKHGQQ; translated from the coding sequence ATGATTAATCAAGCGGTAGACGTTGAAATATTAGGTAAATTGACTCGAGTTAATTGTCCTGCAGGGCAAGAAGAGTCATTAATCGCAGCGGCGGCCGATCTTGATAATCGATTGAAAGAGATGGCTGAACGTACTAAGGTAACCAATGAAGTTAAGCTGCTAACCATCGCGGCTCTTAACATCTGTTACGAGTTGCAAACGAAGAAATTCGAAGCTAACGACGAACAAAACGCACTGACCGAGCGCATGGAAAAGCTCACTGCATCGCTTTCAGATGTACTCAGTAAGGTTAAGCACGGACAGCAATAA
- a CDS encoding 5-formyltetrahydrofolate cyclo-ligase yields MKTLTRNEFRTLIRQKRKALSNLEQQQAGLDLVERCSTLNDLQNAQHIALYISTDGELDTQPLIEWLWSQGKEVYLPVLHPFSDGHLLFLRYAPDTPTVHNKYGIVEPKLDQTQVKPTRELDVIFTPLVGFDSYGHRLGMGGGYYDRTLAPWFNTGIGATPIGLAHDCQHVEQLPTANWDIPLPKIVTPSKTWQWEIGD; encoded by the coding sequence ATGAAGACGCTCACTCGTAACGAGTTTCGCACTCTCATCCGACAGAAACGCAAAGCACTCTCTAACCTTGAACAGCAACAAGCTGGCTTAGATCTCGTTGAACGTTGTTCGACCTTAAACGATCTTCAAAATGCCCAGCACATCGCCCTCTATATTTCTACCGATGGTGAGCTTGATACGCAGCCGCTTATCGAATGGTTATGGTCGCAAGGAAAAGAAGTCTACCTCCCTGTACTGCATCCTTTTTCTGACGGACATCTCCTCTTCTTGCGCTACGCGCCCGATACTCCAACGGTGCACAATAAATATGGCATTGTGGAACCAAAACTCGATCAAACTCAGGTCAAGCCAACGCGCGAGCTCGATGTTATCTTTACGCCATTAGTTGGATTTGACTCTTACGGCCACCGATTAGGCATGGGCGGCGGCTATTACGACCGCACATTAGCGCCTTGGTTTAACACTGGCATTGGCGCGACACCCATTGGGCTTGCTCATGATTGTCAACATGTCGAGCAGTTACCGACTGCGAATTGGGACATCCCCTTACCTAAAATCGTGACTCCGAGTAAAACTTGGCAATGGGAAATTGGTGACTAA